A window of the Flavobacterium sangjuense genome harbors these coding sequences:
- a CDS encoding PorP/SprF family type IX secretion system membrane protein, whose translation MKHKIIKYLLVLLVVFLTSKMRAQQDPQFTHYMYNMSVMNPAYATDNADVINMGGLYRAQWIGIEGAPTTQTFFAHKPLSKRVEIGISVVHDEIGDVVKENNIFADFAYVLPLGETTKLSFGLKAGVTLFDTNFNGFVLTDPAPDPAFQNNISQTFPNIGAGTYLFGSNYYLGFSAPNLMTSRHIETINGHAGSGVESVHFFMTGGYVFTFNGNDNFKLKPAFMAKGVEGAPVAIDLTTNVLINNKFELGAGYRMGDSVSGLASFYITPTLRIGYSYDYTLSNLRDFNSGSHEVFLLFDLDLGKLSSGKGYDKSPRFF comes from the coding sequence ATGAAACATAAAATTATTAAATATCTCTTAGTACTGCTTGTTGTTTTTTTAACATCAAAAATGCGAGCGCAACAAGATCCACAGTTTACTCACTATATGTATAATATGAGTGTCATGAATCCTGCTTACGCAACAGATAATGCTGATGTGATAAATATGGGAGGATTGTATCGCGCGCAATGGATTGGAATTGAAGGAGCACCAACAACACAAACCTTTTTTGCCCACAAACCACTATCCAAAAGAGTAGAAATAGGTATTTCAGTTGTTCATGATGAAATAGGAGATGTGGTCAAAGAGAATAATATTTTTGCCGATTTTGCGTATGTTTTACCATTAGGTGAAACTACTAAATTGTCTTTTGGATTAAAAGCCGGAGTTACGTTGTTCGATACAAATTTCAACGGATTTGTGCTTACAGACCCAGCTCCCGATCCGGCGTTTCAGAATAATATAAGTCAAACGTTTCCTAACATCGGAGCAGGAACGTATTTGTTTGGGTCCAATTATTATCTTGGATTTTCAGCACCAAATTTAATGACCTCAAGACATATAGAAACCATAAACGGGCATGCCGGAAGTGGCGTAGAATCGGTTCACTTTTTTATGACTGGTGGTTATGTATTTACATTTAACGGAAATGACAACTTCAAACTGAAACCGGCATTTATGGCAAAAGGAGTTGAAGGCGCACCGGTAGCAATAGATTTAACAACCAATGTGTTAATCAATAATAAATTTGAATTGGGAGCAGGTTATCGTATGGGAGATTCCGTTAGCGGTTTAGCAAGTTTTTATATCACACCAACACTCAGAATTGGATATTCTTATGATTATACGCTTTCCAATTTGAGGGATTTCAATTCGGGTTCGCATGAAGTCTTTTTACTATTTGATTTGGATTTAGGTAAACTTTCTTCGGGTAAAGGTTACGATAAATCACCACGATTCTTTTAA